From Actinopolymorpha cephalotaxi, one genomic window encodes:
- a CDS encoding polysaccharide deacetylase family protein gives MSRVRWPSLTTALAGGGLAAVVAGGLVLSACAPAPTGPQPTAPVTGNAAPGGTSGPSGTVPADRTSASPTPAPTCPPPEQKVVRSAPGKGKTVALTFDDGPGPAMLAIANVLHDKGVTATFFDTGAHDAADPATVTKVASMGFLLGNHTWDHEYPAGTPSGWTVAYLRDQLSRTSAQQRRLTGRPTCFFRPPGGYLTNVLRTAAREGMSTVRWSVDARDWSQPGYADPDAVTRIVDRATSPDPDHRRHPIVLMHAAKASHEDEAKVSSYRGNTVAALPRIVDWYTARGYRFVDLLGRTASQVGAGQAGTRP, from the coding sequence ATGTCGAGAGTCCGGTGGCCGTCCCTCACGACGGCACTGGCGGGTGGTGGACTGGCGGCGGTGGTCGCCGGAGGGCTGGTGCTGTCCGCGTGCGCCCCGGCGCCGACGGGTCCGCAGCCGACCGCGCCGGTGACCGGGAACGCCGCGCCGGGCGGGACCTCCGGCCCGAGCGGCACCGTGCCGGCCGACCGTACGTCAGCGTCGCCCACCCCCGCTCCCACCTGCCCGCCGCCCGAGCAGAAGGTGGTCCGCTCGGCGCCGGGCAAGGGCAAAACGGTCGCCCTCACCTTCGACGACGGGCCCGGCCCGGCGATGCTCGCCATCGCGAACGTCCTGCATGACAAGGGCGTCACCGCGACGTTCTTCGACACCGGTGCCCACGACGCGGCCGATCCGGCCACTGTCACGAAGGTGGCCTCGATGGGGTTCCTCCTCGGCAACCACACCTGGGACCACGAGTACCCGGCCGGGACCCCCTCGGGGTGGACCGTCGCCTATCTGCGCGACCAGTTGAGCCGTACGTCCGCGCAGCAGCGCCGGCTCACCGGCCGGCCGACCTGTTTCTTCCGCCCGCCGGGCGGCTACCTGACCAACGTCCTGAGGACCGCGGCCCGGGAGGGCATGTCGACCGTTCGGTGGTCGGTGGACGCACGGGACTGGTCCCAGCCGGGGTACGCCGATCCGGACGCGGTGACGCGGATCGTCGACCGGGCGACCTCGCCGGACCCCGACCACCGCCGGCACCCGATCGTGTTGATGCATGCCGCCAAGGCGTCCCACGAGGACGAGGCGAAGGTCTCCTCCTACCGCGGCAACACCGTCGCGGCCCTGCCCCGGATCGTCGACTGGTACACCGCACGTGGGTACCGGTTCGTCGACCTGCTCGGCCGGACGGCGAGCCAGGTCGGCGCGGGACAGGCCGGCACCCGGCCGTGA